A window of Corvus moneduloides isolate bCorMon1 chromosome 30, bCorMon1.pri, whole genome shotgun sequence contains these coding sequences:
- the TSFM gene encoding elongation factor Ts, mitochondrial isoform X2, with the protein MQRAALGALGGAARVPPGRWFSAAPPALRDLRELRARTGQPVMRCREALERAGGDLRQVNCETDFVARTPDFQQLVEMAARGVLGHCQGASGTKHLLREEELAQLRAGDGAELLSDQLALAMGRLGERLALRRAGWLRAPGGFVATYAHGWVPPGPPVAMGTYGALVACGGPGPEPPSPELQELGRRVAQHVVGMAPTALGTPEDELGGDTETRLLAQGSLLEPGVPLGRYLRERGGLQVWDFLRFQCGEEPPQEPPQEPSAPPA; encoded by the exons ATGCAGCGCGCGGCGCTGGGCGCGCTCGGGGGGGCGGCGCGG GTCCCCCCGGGCCGCTGGTTCAGCGCGGCCCCTCCGGCGCTGCGGGATCTGCGGGAGCTGCGGGCGCGGACGGGGCAGCCGGTGATGCGCTGCCGGGAGGCGCTGGAGCGGGCGGGGGGCGACCTGCGGCAG GTGAACTGTGAGACGGATTTCGTGGCACGGACCCCTgacttccagcagctggtggagATGGCGGCCAGAGGGGTcctggggcactgccagggggcCTCGGGCACCAAG caTCTGCTGCGAGAGGAGGAACTGGCCCAGCTGCGGGCAGGGGACGGGGCGGAGCTGCTGAGTGACCAGCTGGCGCTGGCTATGG GCCGGCTGGGCGAGCGCCTGGCGCTGCGCCGGGCCgggtggctgcgggccccggGCGGCTTCGTGGCCACCTACGCTCACGGCTGGGtgccccccgggccccccgtGGCCATGGGCACCTACGGGGCGCTGGTGGCCTGTGGGGGGCCGGGCCCGGAGCCCCCCTCGCCCGAGCTGCAGGAGTTGGGGCGCAGGGTGGCCCAGCACGTGGTGGGAATGGCGCCCACCGCCCTGGGCACCCCCGAGGACGAGCTGGGCGGGGACACGGAGACGCGGCTGCTGGCCCAGGGGTCCCTCCTGGAGCCGGGGGTGCCCCTGGGCCGGTACctgcgggagcggggcgggctCCAGGTCTGGGACTTCTTGCGCTTCCAGTGCGGGGAGGAGcccccccaggagcccccccaGGAGCCCTCTGCCCCCCCAGCCTGA
- the TSFM gene encoding elongation factor Ts, mitochondrial isoform X1 codes for MQRAALGALGGAARVPPGRWFSAAPPALRDLRELRARTGQPVMRCREALERAGGDLRQAEAWLEAESRRRGWARAAAPGARRAREGLVGVLSEGSAAVMVEVNCETDFVARTPDFQQLVEMAARGVLGHCQGASGTKHLLREEELAQLRAGDGAELLSDQLALAMGRLGERLALRRAGWLRAPGGFVATYAHGWVPPGPPVAMGTYGALVACGGPGPEPPSPELQELGRRVAQHVVGMAPTALGTPEDELGGDTETRLLAQGSLLEPGVPLGRYLRERGGLQVWDFLRFQCGEEPPQEPPQEPSAPPA; via the exons ATGCAGCGCGCGGCGCTGGGCGCGCTCGGGGGGGCGGCGCGG GTCCCCCCGGGCCGCTGGTTCAGCGCGGCCCCTCCGGCGCTGCGGGATCTGCGGGAGCTGCGGGCGCGGACGGGGCAGCCGGTGATGCGCTGCCGGGAGGCGCTGGAGCGGGCGGGGGGCGACCTGCGGCAG GCCGAGGCCTGGCTCGAGGCCGAGTCTCGCCGCCGGGGCTGGGCCCGAGCTGCGGCCCCCGGCGCTCGCCGGGCACGCGAGGGGCTCGTGGGGGTCCTGAGCGAGGGCTCGGCCGCCGTCATGGTGGAG GTGAACTGTGAGACGGATTTCGTGGCACGGACCCCTgacttccagcagctggtggagATGGCGGCCAGAGGGGTcctggggcactgccagggggcCTCGGGCACCAAG caTCTGCTGCGAGAGGAGGAACTGGCCCAGCTGCGGGCAGGGGACGGGGCGGAGCTGCTGAGTGACCAGCTGGCGCTGGCTATGG GCCGGCTGGGCGAGCGCCTGGCGCTGCGCCGGGCCgggtggctgcgggccccggGCGGCTTCGTGGCCACCTACGCTCACGGCTGGGtgccccccgggccccccgtGGCCATGGGCACCTACGGGGCGCTGGTGGCCTGTGGGGGGCCGGGCCCGGAGCCCCCCTCGCCCGAGCTGCAGGAGTTGGGGCGCAGGGTGGCCCAGCACGTGGTGGGAATGGCGCCCACCGCCCTGGGCACCCCCGAGGACGAGCTGGGCGGGGACACGGAGACGCGGCTGCTGGCCCAGGGGTCCCTCCTGGAGCCGGGGGTGCCCCTGGGCCGGTACctgcgggagcggggcgggctCCAGGTCTGGGACTTCTTGCGCTTCCAGTGCGGGGAGGAGcccccccaggagcccccccaGGAGCCCTCTGCCCCCCCAGCCTGA
- the EEF1AKMT3 gene encoding EEF1A lysine methyltransferase 3 encodes MAAPGSHVGSGGGREEEERGEGEEEEEKEKEEEQEEEEEEEEEEEEEEEEEAAALRAVFPRDPELFAEFFPERRRFRLCGRVLRIAEHHGPRLGPAGAVWEAALSLCRFLGEQNLELAGRRVLELGAGTGIVGIFAAMLGAEVTLTDRPPALPQLRDNVRRNFPGGAGGPRVRALRWGRDQRRFPPKFHLILGSDIVYDPRAFAPLLGTLRHLVVPPAQALLSARLRGGDAGTSRFFRQMLPPFFRVQLLRREPDGDIEIYAVTPRHGGGVPLDQERGARPVLGSLTGGWGGPEGGN; translated from the exons ATGGCGGCGCCCGGGAGCCACGTGGGGAgcgggggggggcgggaggaggaagagagaggggaaggggaagaggaagaggaaaaggaaaaggaagaggagcaagaggaagaagaggaagaagaggaagaagaggaagaagaggaagaggaagaagccGCGGCGCTGCGGGCCGTGTTCCCCCGCGACCCCGAGCTCTTCGCCGAGTTCTTCCCGGAGCGGCGCCGGTTCCGGCTGTGCGGGCGCGTCCTGCGCATCGCGGAGCACCACGGGCCGCGCCTCGGGCCCGCCGGGGCCGTCTGGGAGGCG gccctgtccctgtgccggTTCCTGGGGGAGCAGAACCTGGAGCTGGCGGGGCGGCGGGTTCTGGAGCTGGGGGCCGGGACCGGCATCGTGGGCATCTTCGCTGCCATGCTGG GGGCGGAGGTGACGCTCACGGACCGTCCGCCGGCGCTGCCGCAGCTGCGGGACAACGTGCGGCGGAACTtcccggggggcgcgggggggccgcgggTGCGGGCGCTGCGCTGGGGGCGCGACCAGCGCCGCttcccccccaaattccacctCATCCTGGGCTCCGACATCGTGTACGACCCCCGCGCCTTCGCCCCGCTCCTGGGCACCCTCCGGCACCTCGTGGtccccccagcccaggccctgctcagcgCCCGCCTGCGGGGGGGGGACGCCGGCACCTCCCGCTTCTTCCGCCAGATGTTGCCCCCGTTCTTTCGGGTGCAGCTGCTGCGGCGGGAGCCGGACGGGGACATCGAGATCTACGCGGTGACCCCGCGGCACGGAGGGGGGGTCCCGCTGGACCAGGAGAGGGGGGCGCGCCCCGTCCTGGGGTCCCTCACGGGGGGCTGGGGTGGTCCGGAGGGGGGGAATTAA